TCGAAGAACGACAGCCCGACGCCGGCGATCGCCGGACCGAACCGGAACGCCAGGAACAGCAGGAACGTCGGCAGGGCGAACAGCAGGCCGGTGCGCGCGTCCCAGCGCGCCATCACCGACCGGCCACCGGCCCGGCCGGGCCCGCCGCGGCGCGTGGGCGCCGCGGCGGGCTCGCGGAGTGCAGAGGTCATCGCCTTCGTCAGCCCAGCATCGCGTCGGCCGAGGCCGCGGCGTCGTCGAGCGCCTGCTGCGCGGACTTCTGCCCGAGCAGCGCGGCCTGGATCTCCGGGGCGAGGACGCCCATCACCTCGCGGGCGTGCTCGTTGACCGGGCCGACCGTGGTGTCGGGGATCGTCTTCTCGATCGCGCCGTACACCGGGTCGTCCGCGTAGAGCTCACCGGTCGAGGACAGCGGGGAGAACATCTTCGCGGTGGTGACGAACTCGGTGACCGGGTCCGCCGAGGTCACGAAGTCGATCCACGCGCCGGCGGCGTCCTTGTTCTCCGAGCCCTTCAGCATCGACAGCGAGCCGACGGTGCCGTAGCCGATCGTCTCCTCCTGGGTCAGCGGCGGCTGGATGACGATGTTCTCGGTGCCCCAGTACGCCTCGACGTCCGCGGGACCGGACTGCCAGGTGCACGCGACCTTGTTCTGCGCGAGCGCCGTCTGCTCGATGCTCGGCGTGGTGGTGATGAGGTCGGGCTCCAGGTAGCCGCCCTCGTTCAGCTCGACCAGGAACTCGAGCGCCTCGACGCCCGCGTCCGAGTTGAACGCCACCGACGTGCCGTCCTCGCTGAACACGTCGCCGCCCGCCTGCCACAGCAGCGGGTAGAACGTCATGTTGAGCGTGACCTCGGGCGAGCCCCAGTAGTTCGTGGCGTAGATGCCCTGCTCGGCCAGGTCCGGGGCGATGTCCAGCAGGTCGTCCCAGGTCTCCGGGTACTCGGTGGCGCCGATCGCGTCGAACGCCGCCTTGTCGCACACCAGCGGGTTGGAGCTGGTGAGCAGCGGCGCGCCGAGCATCTGCCCGTCGACCGTGATCGACTCCGCGACGTTCGGGAG
This is a stretch of genomic DNA from Cellulomonas sp. ES6. It encodes these proteins:
- a CDS encoding sugar ABC transporter substrate-binding protein, whose translation is MRLATKSLVAAGAACTVLLAGCSSSSDGAPAGDGEDGALSGEVTMWIYPIIADETAHQDFWDAQVEAFTAENPDVDVTVQVYPWAGRDESLTTAIASGTGPDVVYLIPDQLATYQSSIEPVDGYLSEEHVADILPNVAESITVDGQMLGAPLLTSSNPLVCDKAAFDAIGATEYPETWDDLLDIAPDLAEQGIYATNYWGSPEVTLNMTFYPLLWQAGGDVFSEDGTSVAFNSDAGVEALEFLVELNEGGYLEPDLITTTPSIEQTALAQNKVACTWQSGPADVEAYWGTENIVIQPPLTQEETIGYGTVGSLSMLKGSENKDAAGAWIDFVTSADPVTEFVTTAKMFSPLSSTGELYADDPVYGAIEKTIPDTTVGPVNEHAREVMGVLAPEIQAALLGQKSAQQALDDAAASADAMLG